Part of the Bryobacteraceae bacterium genome is shown below.
GTTCTGCAGCGCGTAGGGTGACGAAGACACGAGCTCCCAACCCTGCCGCGCCGCCTCCTGCAGTTCCCACTCGTCCACCTGGCGATAGCGTGCTGGCGCGATCTCGCGGGGAAGAACCGTGCGGACTTCCCATTCCGGATATTGTTGGCGGCGCGAACCGCGCGGCTGCGCCATGAGGAGAAAAGCGGCGGCCGACAGAGCGGCGGCGAAAGCGGCGATCCGTCGGGGCGATTTCCAATCCATACTCGCTATGACGGCGCCCCGGCCTGCCCCGTGGAGCGGCCGTCGAATCGTGCTATGAAGTTAGGAATGGTTCGGACCAGCTTTGTACTTGACTCGTGGATGACCATTCGCCGCGACGCCGCCCAGGCGCTCACCGACATGCCTGCCGACAAACTCGATTTTCGCCCCACGCCGGATTTGATGACCTTTCGCGAGATCGCCGTGCACGCCCTGAACGCCGGGCACGCCCTCGCCGGGATGCTCGTTGATGGCGTGGCGGATATGACCGCGCCGGATTTCCGCGAGCGGATGAAGGGCTACTTCATCGAAGGCGCCGAGTCCATGCCCCCGGCCGAACTCGCTGAGCGAATGATCAGCACGCTGGAGCAGGACTGTCAGGCGCTGCAATCCAAGCCGGACGCCTGGCGCGCCGAGCACGTCACCCGGTTCGACGGCGCCCGCCTCACCCGGCTCGAGATGGTGCAGTTCACCAAGGAGCACGAACTCACTCACCGCTCGCAAATGTTCGTCTACCTCAGGCTCAACGGAGTGGTTCCACCCACCACTCGCCGCAGGATGGCAAAAAAATAGCCGCACCCGGCAAAAACCTGTTGCATTCGCGCAAGGGTTTTGTATAAAGGAAGCTTACGCAGTTACGCGGGGGCAAAGTGACTAGCACCGCAATCGAAACCGACGCTGGCGCGGGGGCTTGCACGACCCTCGCCGGCTCACTGGGAGGTTGGAGCAATGGTAACCTGTCCGGCGTGCGATGCCGATATCGACGTGGATGAGTCCGAACTGGATGAAGGGGATTCGTTGTCCTGTGACGAGTGTGGAGCCACGCTGAACGTGGTGAGTCTCGATCCGCTTGAACTCGAGTCCGACGACGACCTCGACGACGACGACGAGGATGAAGACGAGGACGAAGAGTACATGGACGACGAGGAAGACGAGGACGAAGACGACGACGAGGAAGAGGATTGGTAGGCCCCAGCCGGCATCAGGTCACGCAACGGCGCCGCGGCGGGCGGCGGACCGGGGGTGGACGTCCGGCGTAAATGCACACGAGAAGATTTTGTGCGCTCCTTCTGGGAGCATGGATCGCCGGGTCCGGCGTTGTCGCGTGGGTCGCCACTCACAACCTGCGCTCGGCCAGCGACCCGATTGCCATGAGCAGCCGCCGTGTCCAGGACGAGCTCAAGGCGGCTGGCCAGGAGAGGGCGCAGGCCTTCCTCCGGCATCAGGCGGCGGAGCTGAACCGGTACTACTTCGACCGCTGGGAGGTCGTGCAGCTATCCATCGCCGGACTGCTCGGCGTAATCCTGTTGTTCGCCACCAACGCGAGCCGGGTCGCCATGGGCGCGTGGGTCGTGATGTTCCTGATCACCGGCGTCCAGCATTTCGTGGTGACGCCGCGCATCATCGACGTCGGCCGCGCCTTCGACTTCGCCGGAATGCATGAGTTCATCGACGAGCGGGCGCTGTTTTCGCGCCTTCATGCGCAATACGGCTTCGCCGAGATCACCAAATGGGTGGCCGGCCTCGTGCTTGCGGTCCGCCTGTTGTACCGGCGCCCGGCGCGCGGCTCCCGGCGGGGGAAGCGCGCCGCCGAAGACGCCCTCGACAACGACGACTGACCCGCCCGACACGCGCTAGGATGAAAAATATTGCCATGCGCCAGGTTCTGGTTTGCGCCGCGGCCGCTCTGCCCCTGTTCGGGCAGAGCGAGCAGGCCCTCAAGGCGTTTTTCGAGGGGAAACAAGTCCGCGTGAAGATCGACATGCCCGCCACCCACCAGGGCATCGACGTAACGCCCGGCGCGTCTCCGCCCATCGACTTCAAGAGCTACTCCCAACGCATCAGGAATGCCGGCGCGTCGCTTCACAACGGTGACGCCGTGATGGTGACGCTCGTCCGCGTGAAGGGCCGCAATATCGAGTTCCAGCTTGGCGGCGGCGGGTACGGTACCGCCGGCGATGAGTCGGCGTCTGTCTACCTGCCGTCGGTTTCCAAGAGCCGCCGTGAGAGCGACCTCGAAAAGGCGCTCAAGTCCGAAAAAGATCCCAAGCAGCGGGACTCGTTGAGCCGCGAGCTTTCCCGCCTCAAGGACAGCCGCAACCGCGAGGAGAGCTTCCGGAAAGCCGAGCAGATCCGGCTCACCGAACTCAAGAAGTCGGAGATCCGGGAGAAGGCGCTCGGCGCCGGGTCGCGGTTCAACGTGTGGTTTCCCAAAGGACGCCTCGAAGAATCCGTGCCCACGCCCGAGGAACTCATGGCCATGCTTGGCGAGTATGTCGAGTTCGCCGGAGCCGCCGCGGCCGATGCGCCCGTTCGGGTGCAGTCCGCCGCCGGGGCTCCCATTGCGGCCACCGCGGCCACCATCCGCCGCGGCATGACGCAGGATCAGATCCGCGCGCTGCTCGGCCAGCCCGAAGCCCTCCGCGACACGCGGGAGGGGCGCATCGCCGTCCACGAGGAGCGATACCTCACCGAAGCCGAGACCGTCGAGGTCGAGTTCGTCAACGCCGTCGTGGTCCGCTATCGCATTGCGTCCCGGTAGCCGCTTAAAATAGGAATCTGCCCCACTCGCGCCGAGAAGCGCAACCATGAAAAAGTTTTATCTCACAACGCCAATCTACTACGTCAACGCCGCGCCCCACATCGGACACACCTACACCACGATGGCCGCCGATACCATCGCCCGCTGGAAGCGCATGCAGGGCTACGACGTAGTGTTGACCACCGGCACGGACGAGCACGGGCAGAAGATCGAGCGCGCCGCACGGAACACCGGCCGCTCGCCCCGTGAATTCGTCGACGCCATCTCGGCCGAGTTTCGCGATACCTGGCGGCAGCTCACCCTCGGGGTCGATCGCTTCCAGCGCACCTCCGCGCCCGAGCATCACAAGAACGTTCAGCAGTTGTTCCTCGACTGCAAGAAGAACGGCTTCGTCTACAAAGGCGGCTACACGGGACAATATTGCGTCTCCTGCGAGCTCTACGTGAACGACGCCAAGCCCGGCGATCCTTGCCCCGATTGCGGCCGCCCCACAGAAACCGTCACCGAGGAGAACTACTACTTCAAGCTCTCCGCGTTTCAGGATAAACTTCTTGCCCTCTATGAATCCCAACCCGGATTCATCCAGCCGGAAACCCGCCGCAACGAAGTTCTCGCGTTCGTCCGCCAGGGCCTCGCCGACCTTTCGATTTCCCGCACAACCATCCAATGGGGAATCCCCGTCCCGGACGAAGACAAACACGTCTTCTACGTCTGGTTCGACGCTCTCACGGCCTATCACACGGCCGTCGTCGGCGAGGACCGCTGGCCCGCCGACCTCCATCTCATCGGCAAGGAAATCGTCCGGTTCCACGCGATCTACTGGCCCGCGTTCCTGATGGCCGCCGGCTGGCCGCTACCGAAAAAAGTGTTCGCTCATGGCTGGCTCCTGTTCGACAACGACAAGATGAGCAAGTCCAAGGGCAACTTGCTCCGGCCGTTGCCGATCGCCGA
Proteins encoded:
- a CDS encoding DinB family protein produces the protein MVRTSFVLDSWMTIRRDAAQALTDMPADKLDFRPTPDLMTFREIAVHALNAGHALAGMLVDGVADMTAPDFRERMKGYFIEGAESMPPAELAERMISTLEQDCQALQSKPDAWRAEHVTRFDGARLTRLEMVQFTKEHELTHRSQMFVYLRLNGVVPPTTRRRMAKK